A window of the Oncorhynchus gorbuscha isolate QuinsamMale2020 ecotype Even-year unplaced genomic scaffold, OgorEven_v1.0 Un_scaffold_360, whole genome shotgun sequence genome harbors these coding sequences:
- the LOC124017983 gene encoding DNA-binding protein inhibitor ID-4-like, producing the protein MKATTPVRPQKDTSSSSGNELSLHYVSDHSLSIARSRLQEEEQLCLQDDMNQCYSRLKRLVPTIPQDKKVSKVEILQHVIDYILDLQLALETHPSLLKQQTGTMTGTCPPFPASNRTPLTVLNTDHQRMSTGKKDDSVLCR; encoded by the exons ATGAAGGCTACTACTCCCGTCCGCCCCCAGAAGGATACCTCAAGCAGCAGCGGCAACGAGCTTTCTTTACACTACGTCTCGGATCACAGCCTGAGCATTGCCCGGTCTCGGTTGCAGGAAGAAGAGCAGCTGTGTCTGCAGGACGATATGAACCAGTGTTACAGTCGCCTCAAGCGCCTCGTTCCCACCATACCGCAGGATAAGAAAGTCAGCAAAGTGGAGATCCTTCAGCACGTCATAGATTACATCTTGGACCTGCAGCTCGCGCTGGAGACGCACCCTTCTCTCCTGAAACAACAGACGGGGACCATGACGGGGACGTGCCCGCCGTTCCCAGCCTCTAACCGGACACCACTAACGGTTCTCAACACAGACCACCAG AGGATGTCAACAGGCAAAAAGGATGACTCAGTTTTGTGTCGCTGA